In Enterobacter sp. 638, a single window of DNA contains:
- the proP gene encoding glycine betaine/L-proline transporter ProP, with protein MLKRKKVKPITLRDVTIIDDGKLRKAITAASLGNAMEWFDFGVYGFVAYALGKVFFPGADPSLQMIAALGTFSVPFLIRPLGGLFFGMLGDKYGRQKILAITIVIMSISTFCIGLIPSYATIGIWAPILLLLCKMAQGFSVGGEYTGASIFVAEYSPDRKRGFMGSWLDFGSIAGFVLGAGVVVLISTVVGEANFLEWGWRIPFFLALPLGLIGLYLRHALEETPAFQQHVEKLEQGDREGLQEGPKVSFKEIATKHWRSLLTCVGLVISTNVTYYMLLTYMPSYLSHNLHYSEDHGVLIIIAIMVGMLFVQPIMGLLSDRYGRRPFIILGSVALLLLAIPAFILINSNVLGLIFAGLLMLAVILNCFIGVMASTLPAMFPTHIRYSALAAAFNISVLVAGLTPTIAASLVESTQNLMMPAYYLMVIAVIGLITGLTMKETANQPLKGATPAASDLQEAKEILREHYDNVEQKIDDLDVEIEELQKKRSRLVDQHPRINE; from the coding sequence ATGCTTAAAAGGAAAAAAGTCAAACCCATTACACTGCGCGACGTCACTATCATTGATGACGGCAAGTTGCGTAAAGCCATTACCGCTGCGTCGCTGGGTAACGCGATGGAGTGGTTTGATTTCGGTGTGTATGGTTTCGTTGCCTACGCTTTAGGTAAAGTCTTCTTCCCGGGTGCCGACCCGAGCCTGCAGATGATCGCGGCTTTAGGTACCTTCTCCGTACCCTTCCTGATTCGCCCGCTGGGTGGTTTATTCTTCGGGATGCTGGGCGACAAATACGGTCGCCAGAAGATACTCGCCATCACGATTGTGATCATGTCGATCAGTACATTCTGTATCGGCTTGATTCCGTCCTATGCGACGATTGGCATCTGGGCACCGATACTGCTGCTGCTGTGTAAAATGGCGCAGGGCTTCTCGGTCGGTGGTGAATATACCGGTGCATCGATCTTTGTCGCCGAGTATTCTCCGGACCGTAAACGCGGCTTCATGGGAAGCTGGCTGGACTTTGGCTCGATTGCCGGGTTTGTGCTGGGTGCGGGCGTCGTGGTGCTCATTTCCACCGTCGTCGGCGAAGCGAACTTCCTTGAATGGGGCTGGCGTATTCCGTTCTTCCTGGCGCTGCCGCTGGGTCTGATTGGTCTATACCTGCGTCATGCGTTAGAAGAGACGCCAGCGTTCCAGCAGCATGTTGAAAAACTGGAGCAGGGCGATCGCGAAGGGCTGCAGGAAGGACCGAAAGTCTCCTTTAAAGAGATTGCGACGAAACACTGGCGTAGCCTGCTGACCTGTGTCGGTCTGGTCATCTCGACCAACGTGACCTACTACATGTTGCTGACCTACATGCCGAGCTACCTGTCGCATAACCTGCATTACTCCGAAGATCACGGTGTGCTGATTATTATCGCCATCATGGTGGGGATGCTGTTTGTGCAGCCGATTATGGGCCTGCTGAGTGACCGCTACGGTCGCCGTCCGTTCATTATTCTGGGCAGCGTTGCGCTCTTACTACTGGCGATCCCGGCCTTTATCCTGATTAACAGTAACGTGCTGGGCCTGATTTTCGCCGGTCTGCTGATGCTGGCGGTGATTCTGAACTGCTTTATCGGGGTGATGGCGTCAACGCTTCCGGCGATGTTCCCGACGCATATTCGCTACAGCGCGCTGGCGGCAGCGTTTAACATTTCGGTGCTGGTTGCCGGTCTGACGCCGACCATTGCGGCCTCGCTGGTCGAAAGCACGCAGAACCTGATGATGCCTGCGTACTATCTGATGGTGATTGCGGTGATTGGTTTGATTACCGGTCTGACAATGAAAGAGACCGCGAATCAGCCACTGAAAGGGGCCACGCCTGCGGCGTCTGACCTTCAGGAAGCGAAAGAGATTCTGCGTGAACACTACGACAATGTTGAGCAGAAGATTGACGATCTTGACGTAGAGATTGAAGAGCTGCAGAAGAAGCGCTCTCGTCTGGTGGATCAGCATCCACGCATTAACGAGTAA
- the kdgT gene encoding 2-keto-3-deoxygluconate transporter has product MKIKATIERIPGGMMLVPLVLGAILNTLAPNTGAYFGGFTKGMISGTVPILAVWFFCIGASINLRATGTVLRKSGTLVLTKIAVAWVVAMGCAMFIPENGIQTGFFAGLSVLAIVSAMDMTNGGLYASLMNQYGTKEESGAFVLMSLESGPLVTMLILGSAGLASFEPHHFVGAVLPFLIGFALGNLDTDLRDFFSKATPVLIPFFGFALGNTINLNVIMDTGLLGIVLGVAVIIITGIPLIIADRVIGGGNGTAGVAASSAAGAAVANPMIIAQINPSFEPVAASATALVAASVIVTAILVPIITALYAKRYGNIPKADVEPQPVESLHH; this is encoded by the coding sequence ATGAAAATCAAAGCCACAATTGAACGCATCCCTGGCGGGATGATGTTGGTCCCCCTGGTACTTGGCGCAATCTTAAATACCCTGGCCCCAAATACCGGCGCTTATTTTGGCGGATTTACCAAAGGAATGATTTCCGGCACGGTGCCAATTCTGGCGGTGTGGTTCTTCTGTATTGGCGCATCCATTAATTTACGTGCAACCGGAACCGTATTACGTAAATCCGGTACGTTAGTGCTCACCAAAATTGCTGTTGCCTGGGTTGTCGCCATGGGCTGTGCGATGTTCATTCCTGAGAATGGCATTCAAACCGGTTTCTTCGCCGGTCTCTCCGTTTTGGCGATTGTGTCTGCCATGGACATGACCAACGGCGGTCTGTACGCCAGCCTGATGAATCAGTACGGCACGAAAGAAGAGTCCGGCGCATTCGTGCTGATGTCTCTGGAGTCTGGCCCACTGGTGACCATGTTAATCCTCGGCTCCGCGGGTCTGGCATCGTTTGAACCGCACCACTTCGTGGGCGCAGTCCTGCCATTCCTGATTGGTTTTGCCCTGGGCAACCTGGACACCGACCTGCGCGATTTCTTCAGCAAAGCAACGCCGGTTCTGATTCCCTTCTTCGGCTTCGCGCTGGGTAATACCATCAATCTGAACGTGATTATGGACACCGGCCTGCTGGGTATCGTGCTGGGTGTTGCGGTTATTATTATCACTGGTATTCCGCTGATTATTGCCGACCGTGTGATTGGTGGCGGGAATGGTACCGCCGGTGTCGCCGCGTCGTCAGCCGCAGGCGCTGCGGTGGCGAACCCGATGATCATTGCGCAGATTAACCCGTCATTTGAGCCTGTTGCGGCCTCCGCGACGGCACTGGTAGCCGCGTCAGTCATCGTGACCGCGATTCTGGTGCCAATCATCACCGCCCTGTATGCCAAACGCTACGGCAATATCCCGAAAGCCGACGTCGAGCCGCAGCCGGTCGAATCGTTGCACCACTAA
- a CDS encoding diguanylate cyclase regulator RdcB family protein, whose product MTTPLLDGPGRTLECIHPKFMVDLVQGVDAVRLTPLVPQQQQFRERLAQEIMTQTKLRPWAMTGMFSENAALRLGLAEKLAGMFDPGHLALTRMTDKLTSLRQQTNRPKQHSLGLIQQYDDLSSYFHQRAAYKEKALSQRGLTVQAGEHSEQIFNHWRAGQYDGWSLAGRCYIALEELRWGAFGDACRLANDDVAAMLKDNLRSLAANYLAQGINAAPTTRHFYHQWLATPVSPGLMDHKDMLGWLGDWCHADRHPVSWSVTQSWQTVALGMPRLCSAKRLADAMVGEMFGE is encoded by the coding sequence ATGACAACCCCATTGCTGGACGGTCCCGGGCGGACGTTAGAGTGTATTCATCCCAAATTTATGGTTGATTTGGTGCAAGGAGTGGACGCGGTGCGTCTCACTCCGCTGGTGCCTCAGCAGCAGCAGTTTCGTGAGCGTTTAGCCCAGGAGATCATGACTCAGACGAAGCTTCGACCCTGGGCGATGACGGGAATGTTCAGCGAAAATGCTGCCCTGCGGCTGGGTCTGGCGGAAAAACTGGCCGGTATGTTCGATCCTGGACATCTGGCCTTGACGCGTATGACCGACAAATTAACCTCATTGCGTCAGCAAACTAACCGTCCCAAGCAACACTCTCTGGGATTGATACAGCAATACGACGATCTCTCTTCCTATTTTCATCAACGCGCGGCCTATAAAGAAAAAGCGTTGTCGCAGCGTGGCTTGACGGTGCAAGCGGGTGAACACAGCGAGCAAATCTTTAACCACTGGCGGGCGGGCCAATACGATGGCTGGTCGCTGGCGGGACGGTGTTATATCGCGCTGGAAGAGCTGCGCTGGGGGGCATTTGGTGATGCCTGCCGTCTGGCGAATGATGATGTCGCGGCGATGCTGAAGGACAATTTGCGCAGCCTGGCAGCGAACTATCTTGCTCAGGGCATTAATGCTGCCCCAACAACACGTCATTTTTACCATCAATGGCTCGCCACGCCGGTATCGCCAGGTTTAATGGATCATAAAGATATGCTCGGCTGGCTGGGGGACTGGTGTCATGCGGACCGTCATCCGGTGAGCTGGTCGGTGACGCAGAGCTGGCAAACGGTGGCGCTTGGCATGCCGCGATTGTGTTCGGCGAAAAGGCTGGCGGACGCGATGGTGGGCGAGATGTTCGGTGAATAA
- the yjdN gene encoding VOC family metalloprotein YjdN — translation MPLSPYISFAGNCAEATAFYQQTLGAELLYKITFGEMPKDEHSEDGCPSGMSFPDSAIAHSNVRIAGNDIMMSDGLPGDKAQYAGFTLVLDTQDVSEGKRWFDNLAEGGNIDMAWQETFWAHGFGKVTDKYGVPWMINVVKQQ, via the coding sequence ATGCCGTTAAGTCCCTATATTTCTTTCGCCGGAAACTGTGCAGAGGCCACCGCCTTTTATCAGCAAACGCTCGGCGCAGAACTCCTCTACAAAATCACCTTCGGCGAAATGCCCAAAGACGAGCACAGCGAAGACGGCTGCCCTTCGGGCATGTCATTCCCTGACTCCGCCATTGCCCATTCCAACGTCCGCATCGCCGGGAACGATATTATGATGAGCGACGGCCTGCCTGGAGACAAAGCCCAGTACGCAGGCTTTACGCTGGTGCTCGACACGCAGGATGTATCAGAAGGCAAACGCTGGTTCGATAATCTCGCCGAGGGCGGCAACATTGACATGGCGTGGCAGGAAACCTTCTGGGCGCACGGCTTCGGTAAAGTCACCGACAAATATGGCGTTCCGTGGATGATTAACGTCGTTAAACAGCAGTAA
- a CDS encoding membrane protein, with translation MMRLILILLGVDYLRSHWRGLRRFGWVTLIAGTVIFIDAMDGVLYFPIEPFAFLLLIEGGATLLVAHSGMGGQRILRYVKGATFSLAAVLILAGNHDGNIVLAMIFGTLFLLDGALQIASAIVVRYRRWRPALAGGIVEIALAIFFYQPWPSNYTGTVPYCLGLGLAFAGWNMFILANRVKVAAANPGLKGEEYMEEADTHQPAVVEWDGPPDDDEKALTVHVWTPVGSAPGETISRPVISRYIAAVDKNGVISTGHAALESPGGIYISLYPAVEIDRSPDAFARLLRATPENNVPGEFQSDYITESSKWCHSTRKVRIRNYSETRLAAFWENYRQNESYNLTHRNCSSSVARALEAALEGSVGRLWQKRGFWLSIGKLISTPELWVALQLRKRAETMAWTPGLVLDYARAMSMLADPRPTGWFNTLGRALRKMFHRRLAWVKGKHGEGVTGEEDAG, from the coding sequence ATGATGCGATTGATCCTGATTCTGCTCGGCGTTGATTATCTGCGTTCGCACTGGCGCGGACTGCGGCGCTTCGGGTGGGTCACGCTGATTGCCGGGACGGTTATCTTTATCGACGCGATGGACGGCGTGCTGTACTTCCCTATCGAACCTTTTGCGTTTCTGCTGCTGATTGAAGGCGGCGCAACCTTGCTGGTCGCGCACAGCGGCATGGGCGGGCAGCGCATTTTGCGCTATGTCAAAGGTGCGACGTTTTCACTGGCCGCCGTGCTGATCCTCGCCGGAAACCACGACGGTAATATTGTGCTGGCAATGATTTTCGGCACGCTGTTCTTGCTGGATGGCGCGCTACAAATCGCCTCGGCCATTGTGGTGCGCTATCGGCGCTGGCGGCCTGCCCTAGCAGGAGGAATCGTCGAAATTGCGCTGGCGATTTTCTTCTATCAACCGTGGCCCTCGAATTATACAGGCACCGTTCCGTACTGCCTCGGTCTCGGCCTGGCCTTTGCGGGCTGGAATATGTTTATTCTCGCTAACCGGGTCAAAGTGGCGGCAGCCAACCCAGGTCTCAAAGGCGAAGAGTATATGGAAGAAGCCGATACGCATCAGCCTGCCGTGGTGGAATGGGATGGCCCGCCAGACGACGATGAAAAAGCGCTGACGGTTCACGTCTGGACTCCCGTTGGCTCAGCCCCCGGCGAGACGATCTCTCGCCCCGTGATCAGCCGTTATATTGCTGCCGTGGATAAAAATGGCGTGATCTCAACCGGTCACGCGGCGCTGGAATCCCCTGGCGGGATTTACATCAGTTTATATCCCGCCGTTGAGATCGACCGCTCACCGGATGCCTTCGCCCGCCTGCTACGCGCCACGCCCGAAAATAACGTGCCGGGTGAATTTCAGTCGGATTACATCACCGAATCCAGTAAATGGTGCCACTCCACCCGCAAGGTGCGGATTCGCAATTACAGCGAAACGCGTCTGGCGGCATTCTGGGAAAACTACCGCCAAAACGAATCCTATAATCTGACCCACCGTAACTGTTCCAGCAGCGTGGCAAGAGCGCTGGAAGCGGCGCTTGAGGGTTCCGTCGGCAGGTTGTGGCAAAAGCGCGGCTTTTGGCTCTCGATTGGGAAACTGATATCCACACCCGAGTTGTGGGTCGCGTTACAACTGCGGAAACGAGCCGAAACAATGGCCTGGACGCCAGGACTGGTGCTGGATTACGCGCGCGCCATGAGCATGCTGGCGGACCCGCGCCCGACAGGCTGGTTCAATACCCTTGGCCGGGCCTTGCGAAAGATGTTCCACCGACGCCTCGCATGGGTAAAAGGGAAGCATGGCGAAGGGGTGACAGGTGAGGAAGATGCTGGCTGA
- the crfC gene encoding clamp-binding protein CrfC — protein MHTQTIFELSQEAERLLQLALQNLDALKSMPIAAMDSTTAAITGVSNNVLPLHFSTRGVETQLSMLNNELRKITRLEMVLAIVGTMKAGKSTTINAIVGTEVLPNRNRPMTALPTMIRHTPGQKEPVLHFAHVSPIDTLIKQLQEKLCNHDRGKLTQRLEIDKDMNALLGRIEQGQAFEKHYLGAEPIFQCLKSLNDLVRLSQALGVDFPFTEYTAIEHIPVIEVEFVHLAGMDSHLGQLTLLDTPGPNEAGQPHLQKMLNEQLARSSAVLAVMDYTQLKSISDEEVRQAISAVGKSVPLYALVNKFDQKDRNSDDEEQVRAMISGTLMKGNISPGQIYPVSSMWAYLANRARFEIANNGRLPDHQEQRWVQDFAEAALGRRWRTADLDDVEHIRHAADLLWEDSLFEQPIRKLIYAAYANASLYALRSASHKLLNYAQNAREYLDFRYQGLTVAFDELELNISRLEEDMALLQMRQDVVSDEVGHEVEQALDAAQTFITHQKNQIQQAISHIFDGDNILDLAGIDRMNLRNGAQHDMGQLVLDDEGQAQIVLSKIRSSCELVMLDAQGKISRELALRFDQLESTLARSLNEAMRPIEKRIKEELSHAGFRARISFPAFQASQLNFNTRGLFNDAIASENRPAGEISGSSSVRETVSRWLNNPGWGWEDCVVTRTRYVIDVAQLHTRIKEHIDQFCEQIYKALVAQVDVSVTAGMATFFAEFSLCLTGLQESLRDSLAVRQQNEHSTRALSQLLQQCITTATWIQEDTRLLRDDIQTLFAAEQT, from the coding sequence ATGCACACACAAACAATATTTGAATTGAGCCAGGAAGCAGAGCGGCTGCTACAACTTGCTTTACAGAATCTTGATGCCTTGAAATCAATGCCGATTGCGGCAATGGATAGCACGACTGCAGCAATAACTGGTGTCAGCAATAATGTGCTGCCTTTGCACTTCAGCACCCGGGGTGTTGAAACCCAGCTGTCGATGCTGAATAACGAATTACGAAAAATAACCCGTCTTGAGATGGTGCTGGCCATTGTTGGCACGATGAAGGCCGGGAAATCGACCACGATTAATGCGATTGTCGGCACGGAAGTCCTACCCAACCGTAACCGTCCGATGACCGCGCTGCCGACGATGATCCGCCACACGCCGGGGCAAAAAGAGCCAGTGCTGCATTTTGCCCACGTTTCACCGATCGACACGCTGATTAAACAATTGCAGGAAAAACTGTGTAATCACGATCGCGGCAAGCTGACGCAGCGCCTCGAAATTGATAAAGACATGAATGCGTTGCTCGGGCGCATTGAGCAAGGTCAAGCCTTCGAAAAACATTATCTTGGCGCGGAGCCTATTTTTCAGTGTTTGAAAAGCCTGAATGATTTAGTGCGGCTCTCTCAGGCGCTAGGCGTTGATTTTCCGTTTACTGAATACACCGCGATTGAGCATATTCCGGTGATTGAAGTGGAGTTTGTCCACCTCGCGGGCATGGATTCTCACCTTGGGCAACTGACGCTGCTTGACACGCCGGGGCCGAATGAAGCTGGGCAACCGCATCTGCAAAAAATGCTCAACGAGCAGCTGGCGCGCTCCTCGGCGGTGCTGGCGGTGATGGATTACACCCAGCTTAAATCGATTTCCGATGAAGAGGTGCGGCAGGCGATTTCGGCGGTGGGCAAATCAGTGCCGCTGTACGCGCTGGTCAATAAATTCGATCAGAAAGACCGCAATAGCGACGATGAAGAACAGGTGCGGGCGATGATTTCCGGCACGCTGATGAAAGGCAATATTTCGCCGGGGCAGATTTATCCCGTCTCCTCGATGTGGGCCTATCTGGCCAATCGTGCGCGCTTTGAAATCGCCAACAATGGCCGTTTGCCGGATCATCAGGAGCAGCGCTGGGTGCAAGATTTTGCCGAAGCCGCGCTGGGGCGTCGCTGGCGCACGGCGGATCTGGATGACGTAGAACATATTCGCCATGCCGCCGATCTGCTGTGGGAAGATTCGCTGTTTGAGCAGCCGATTCGCAAACTGATTTATGCCGCGTATGCCAACGCGTCGTTGTATGCGTTGCGCTCGGCGTCCCATAAGCTCCTCAACTATGCGCAGAACGCCCGTGAATATCTGGATTTCCGCTATCAGGGGCTGACGGTCGCCTTTGATGAGCTGGAGTTGAATATTTCTCGTCTGGAAGAGGATATGGCACTGCTTCAGATGCGTCAGGATGTGGTGAGCGACGAAGTCGGACACGAAGTCGAGCAGGCGCTGGATGCGGCACAAACGTTTATCACACATCAGAAAAACCAGATCCAGCAGGCGATTAGCCATATTTTTGACGGCGATAACATTCTCGATTTGGCCGGCATTGACCGCATGAATTTGCGAAACGGGGCGCAACACGACATGGGGCAACTGGTGCTCGATGACGAAGGCCAGGCGCAGATTGTGCTGAGCAAAATCCGTTCATCCTGTGAACTCGTGATGCTGGACGCGCAGGGCAAAATCAGCCGCGAGCTAGCGTTGCGCTTTGATCAGCTTGAGTCGACGCTGGCGCGATCCTTAAACGAGGCGATGCGTCCGATTGAGAAACGCATCAAGGAAGAGTTAAGTCACGCTGGATTTCGGGCGCGGATTAGCTTCCCGGCGTTCCAGGCCAGTCAGCTCAACTTCAACACGCGCGGGCTGTTTAACGACGCGATTGCCTCAGAAAATCGTCCCGCCGGTGAGATCTCTGGCTCCAGCAGCGTGCGCGAAACGGTTTCACGCTGGCTAAACAATCCGGGCTGGGGTTGGGAGGATTGCGTGGTGACGCGCACGCGATACGTCATTGACGTCGCGCAGCTTCATACGCGAATCAAAGAACATATTGATCAATTTTGTGAACAAATCTATAAAGCTTTGGTGGCGCAGGTCGATGTTTCTGTTACGGCAGGCATGGCAACGTTTTTTGCGGAATTCTCGTTATGCCTCACCGGTTTACAGGAAAGCTTGCGTGATAGCCTCGCAGTGCGACAGCAAAATGAGCATTCAACCAGAGCGCTCAGCCAGCTGTTGCAGCAATGTATTACAACTGCGACGTGGATTCAGGAAGATACCCGATTGTTACGCGATGATATTCAAACTTTATTCGCGGCAGAGCAAACATGA
- a CDS encoding zinc ribbon domain-containing protein YjdM: protein MSLPHCPKCNSEYTYEDNGMFICPECAHEWNDAETSQDSDALIVKDANGNLLVDGDNVTVVKDLKVKGSSSMLKIGTKVKNIRLVEGDHNIDCKIDGFGPMKLKSEFVKKN from the coding sequence ATGTCTCTTCCACACTGTCCAAAATGTAATTCCGAATACACCTATGAAGATAATGGCATGTTCATTTGCCCTGAATGCGCCCATGAATGGAATGACGCAGAAACATCGCAAGATAGCGATGCGCTGATCGTAAAAGACGCCAACGGTAATCTGTTGGTCGATGGCGATAACGTCACCGTCGTAAAAGACCTGAAAGTAAAAGGCAGTTCTTCCATGCTGAAAATCGGCACGAAGGTGAAGAATATTCGTCTGGTTGAAGGCGACCATAATATTGACTGCAAAATTGACGGCTTCGGCCCAATGAAGCTCAAATCAGAATTCGTTAAAAAGAACTGA
- the phnC gene encoding phosphonate ABC transporter ATP-binding protein has protein sequence MQTVIRVEKLSKTFHHNKALHAVDLTVEKGEMVALLGPSGSGKSTLLRHLSGLITGDKTPESHVELLGNTVQRAGRLAGDIRKSRAQTGYIFQQFNLVNRLTVMENVLIGALGCTPFWRTCLRWFSPVQKQHALQALTRVGMAHFAHQRVSTLSGGQQQRVAIARALMQKAKVILADEPIASLDPESARIVMETLRDINQNDGITVVVTLHQVDYALRYCERIVALRQGHVFYDGSSQAFDNERLDHLYRGINRVEENAQAA, from the coding sequence ATGCAAACTGTCATCCGCGTCGAGAAACTGAGCAAGACCTTTCATCACAATAAGGCCCTGCATGCTGTTGATCTGACCGTCGAGAAAGGCGAAATGGTGGCGCTGCTGGGGCCTTCCGGTTCAGGCAAATCCACGCTTCTGCGCCATCTGAGCGGCTTAATTACCGGGGATAAAACGCCTGAAAGCCACGTCGAACTGCTGGGAAATACCGTGCAGCGCGCGGGGCGTCTGGCAGGCGACATCCGTAAAAGCCGCGCGCAAACCGGCTACATCTTCCAACAGTTCAACCTGGTAAACCGCCTGACGGTGATGGAAAACGTACTGATTGGCGCGCTCGGCTGCACCCCTTTCTGGCGCACCTGTCTGCGCTGGTTTTCACCCGTTCAAAAACAGCACGCTCTTCAGGCGCTGACCCGCGTTGGCATGGCGCATTTCGCCCACCAGCGCGTCTCCACGCTGTCCGGTGGACAACAGCAGCGCGTGGCGATTGCCCGGGCGCTGATGCAAAAAGCGAAAGTGATTCTGGCCGATGAACCCATTGCCTCTCTCGATCCGGAATCTGCCCGCATCGTGATGGAAACCCTGCGCGACATTAACCAGAACGACGGCATCACCGTGGTTGTGACGCTCCATCAGGTGGATTACGCCCTGCGCTACTGCGAGCGCATCGTCGCCCTGCGTCAGGGACACGTGTTTTACGACGGCTCAAGCCAGGCCTTTGATAACGAACGTTTGGACCATCTCTACCGCGGCATTAATCGCGTCGAAGAGAACGCGCAGGCTGCTTAA
- a CDS encoding nickel/cobalt transporter, whose translation MTTKILSRDWRIPTAGLLLLLVLFSGFTLHAHWSAFIQWCLATQITLHRYLVMYLLQLNNHQYSGGLWLLTGAFFYGVLHAIGPGHGKFIVTTYLTTNKESQLAARVVPFLGSLMQGLSAILFVFVLAVGFNLASGDLSASRWYVEKISALLIGAFGIFMIYQTLKSLRPRRVSIRSVTPLHQHDDRCGCGHHGVSVDVEKGDWKTRLGVILAIGARPCSGAIMILMFSNALGIVTWGMAAVMTMSLGTALSIMGLSLAVRYARERTVAFFGGSSTMSWLVPAAKIAGGIVLILFATVLFLTVIPISANGDYIAAGC comes from the coding sequence ATGACGACAAAAATTCTCTCGCGTGACTGGCGTATTCCCACGGCAGGTCTGCTTTTGTTGCTGGTTCTGTTTAGCGGATTCACTTTACATGCTCACTGGAGCGCGTTTATTCAATGGTGTCTCGCCACGCAAATCACGCTGCACCGCTATCTGGTGATGTATTTGTTGCAGCTGAATAATCATCAATACAGCGGCGGATTGTGGCTCCTGACGGGCGCGTTCTTCTACGGCGTTCTGCACGCGATCGGCCCGGGACACGGTAAATTCATCGTCACGACCTATCTCACCACCAATAAAGAGAGCCAGCTTGCCGCGCGCGTCGTACCATTTCTCGGTAGCCTGATGCAGGGCCTCAGCGCCATTCTGTTCGTCTTTGTGCTGGCCGTTGGATTTAACCTCGCCTCTGGCGATCTCAGCGCCAGCCGCTGGTACGTGGAGAAAATCAGCGCATTGCTGATCGGTGCATTCGGTATCTTTATGATTTACCAAACGCTGAAAAGCCTGCGGCCACGCAGAGTTTCCATTCGCAGCGTAACACCGCTCCATCAGCACGATGACCGCTGCGGTTGCGGGCATCACGGCGTCAGCGTCGATGTGGAAAAAGGCGACTGGAAAACGCGTCTGGGAGTGATTCTGGCGATCGGTGCGCGTCCATGCAGCGGGGCGATCATGATTCTGATGTTCTCAAATGCGCTAGGAATTGTGACGTGGGGAATGGCGGCGGTGATGACCATGTCGCTCGGTACCGCGTTGTCGATTATGGGACTATCGCTGGCGGTGCGCTATGCGCGGGAACGGACGGTCGCTTTCTTTGGCGGCAGTTCTACGATGAGCTGGCTGGTGCCCGCGGCAAAAATTGCCGGGGGAATCGTGCTGATCCTGTTTGCAACAGTGCTGTTCCTGACGGTGATCCCCATCAGCGCCAACGGCGACTACATCGCCGCCGGATGCTAA